In Candidatus Omnitrophota bacterium, the DNA window CAGATGGCCAAGACATCGGCGGCCTTATCCAGGCTGGACAGGGCGGGCGGGTTTTTCATATCCATACTTACGAATCCTACTATGGCCGGTATTCTGGCAAGTTTTGCCTCGTTGGGGGATATTATTATAGCCGAACCTAAATCATTGATAGGTTTCACCGGACCGCGAGTTATTGAACAAACCATACGTCAAAAGCTTCCCCAGGGATTTCAAAAATCCGAATTCTTGCTGGAACACGGTTTTGTGGATGCTATAGTATCCAGAAAAGACATGAAAAATACCCTGTCATTATTGATAGAATATTCAAAAAAGGAGCGATAAAAAATGGCGCAGGTATGTTTAAGAAATATTTCCAAAACTTATTCGGGTAATGTGCTTGCCGTTAATAATGTCAGCCTCGGAATAGAAAACAAAGAATTCTTAGTGCTTGTAGGCCCTTCAGGCTGCGGCAAATCCACCATACTTAGGATGATAGCAGGGCTTGAAGACCCTACCGAAGGCGATCTTTATATAGGCGATAAAAGGGTGAATGGGGTGCCCCCGAAAGACCGCAATATAGCAATGGTATTCCAAAATTACGCTCTTTATCCCCATATGACTGTTTATGAAAATATGGCTTTTGCCCTAAAATTGCGCAGGTATTCAAGGGCCGAAATAGAGCAGAGGGTCAGGGATGCGGCAGAGATACTGGGAATTACAAAGCACTTGAATAAAAGGCCCAAGGCATTATCGGGGGGAGAACGCCAGCGCGTTGCCGTAGGCAGGGCGATAGTAAGAAAGCCTATTGTATTTTTATTTGACGAGCCCCTTAGCAACCTTGACGCTAAGTTGAGAGGCCAGATGAGGGTGGAGATAAGCAAACTGCATATAAGGCTTCAAACAACCATGGTCTACGTGACCCACGATCAGGTAGAGGCCATGACAATGGGTACGAGGATAGCCGTGATGAAAGACGGCGTTATCCACCAGATAGCCGATCCTATAGCGCTTTACGACAGGCCTGTTAATAAATTTGTGGCAGGTTTTATAGGATCTCCTCCGATGAATTTCATGAACGGCATAATAATCAACTCTGAAGGCAGGCTGTTTTTTAATGAGGGTAACTTCATGGTCAAGATTGCCGACGAGATGCGTGATAAACTTGGAAATTACCGCGACAGGGAAGTGACCATGGGAATAAGGCCGGAGGATATTTACGATAAGCTCTTTGTCCAGTATGCGTCGCCTGAAAATACCATCTCGGTTACCTGCGAAGTAGTAGAGCCTATGGGTGCCGAAGTATATTTATATCTTAATACGGGCAAACACACCTTTGTTGCGCGCGTGGGAGGCCATAACAAGCCTACTGTTAATCAGGAAATGGACGTGGTTTTTGACATGAAAAAGGCTCATTTTTTTGACCCCAAAACAGAAAAAACTATTCTATAGTTACGTATGTATCCCCTAAAACTTAGAATTATTATATTGGGCATACTGGCTCTGTTAGCAGTTTTGACAACCTATCTTATCCTTGCGGGATTTTTTGTTTTTGAGAGCAACCCCGAATATCTTTGTTCAATAATACCGTATATCGCGGTTACGGCCGGGATTTTCATTATCCTGTTGCCTGTGTTGTCGCCGCCCGCGGCCGTTTTTATAATTCTTCCCATAACGGTTGTTTCTATCGTCTTGCTTTCGGCCTTGACCGGGCGCCGGTTATATAATGTGTATTCCGGCGTGCTGGCTTTGATCGCCTTAGGTGTGTGGTTTTTCGCGCTTCGCAATACGCGCAAAGCTGAAAAGAAGATGGTTGCGGCGCAAAAAATAAAAGAGGCATCAAATCTAGTCAGGTCGGATTGGGAAAAGACGGAAAGGCTGAATAACGCTTTCTTTGGGCGCTTAGGCAGATACCGGCGGCTTAGAGAAACAGGAGAAGACTTTAGCGCCAGGATATCGCTTGAAAACATATACAAACTGGCGGTAGATACCGCTTACGACATAATACCGGGTTCAGACGCCGCTCTGTTGTTTATCGTTGATGAGGCCAGACAGAGGCTTTCACTGGTTGCGTCCAAAAAATCTTCGCCCATGCCCAAGATAAAGTCCAAAAATGGGGACATCTTTGACAAATGGGTATTCAAGGAGAGGCAGACCTTGAGCGTTGAGGACATAAACGAAGATTTTAGGTTTGATTATAAGCCGCTGGCGGGCGAGCGGGATTTCAAGTCTTTAATCAGTGTTCCTATTATCAATCAGTCGCGGATAATAGGTATACTGCGGTTGAATAGCAGGCAGAGGGGCTCTTATTCGTTTGATGATTTAAGGCTTTTGGATTTCGTTTCAGACCTTGCCTCCGGCTCCATCAACAACGCGCGCCTGTATAAAGATACTGAAGACCTCTCAACGAGAGATTCCCTGACGGGTTTTTATATCCACAGGCATATGAAAACACTTCTTTATGATGAAGTGGACAGGGCTTGTTCCGACAAAAGCCAGCTTTCGGTTATCATGATTGATATTGATCATTTTAAGGATTATAACGATAAATACGGCCATTCCGCCGGGGATAAGGTGCTGTTGGGGGTAGCTCATATTATAGAAGGGGTCATGAAAAAACACGCAGGGTTTATTACAAGGTATGGCGGAGAAGAATTCTTGATTATTCTGCCCGGGCTTGAATTGCGTAAGGCGGCAGGGCTTGCCGAAAAAATCAGACAGGACGTCGCGGGATATAAATTCGTGTTAAGGCGCGAGGAGACAAGCGTGACTATATCTGCCGGGGTCTGCTCTTACTCCGATGAGATGAAAGATAAAGATGATCTACTAAAAAATGCCGATTTTCTTTTATATAAGGCTAAAAAGGAAGGGCGCAATAAAATATGCGCTGCCTGATATCTTTTATATTAATATGCGTTTTATTTATCGCCTGCGCGTTGTTTATAGCGAACGGGCAATTTTTCGGGCCGGTTTTTAGTTTTTCCGCCGCTATCGCCTCAACGGCAGTTTTATTTTTTACCGCTGTTGAGGCATGCGCCATTGTTATTTTCTCAATATTGATGTGCGCGTGTTTTTTATTTTTAAACGTTCAATTGTCTGAAGTCCTGCAGACAATTGTTCTCATTCTGTCCGTATCGCTGGCCGGCGCGCTGTTAAGGTATTCCACGATGGCCCTGCTTGGCATAAAGGAAAAGGTCTTGAATGTGGTCAAGGAGGAGTACAGGTCGTTTTACAAGCTTGATGAAGAACTGAAAGGCCAGAAACTTTATCTTGAAAAAGCGGTCCACGATATAATCAGTCTTTACCAGGCCCCTAAAGAGATGATTGCGGCGAACACGGTTGAAGAGCTTATAGCAAGTATGAGGAAATCAATAACCGGGTATTTTGATTTCCAGAAATGCAAAATAATCATATTTTCATTCAAGGAGAAAGAGCCTAAAATAGATAAAGTTTTTGATCTGGAGCAAGATATAAATACGGGTTGCGTATTAAGTAATTATGAAGAAGCGGCATGCGATTATATGAAAGACAGGAAAGGGCCTTTGTTAATAGACAGGGATGCCAATATGACCTCTCCGGAACCGATAAACCTGCCGGACGGGATAAAGACATATATTGCCATTCCTCTTGTGGCAGGCGACAGGTTAAACGGGGTTTTTTTAATTGAAGGGCCCTTGTCTGCCGATATGATAAGGTTTATAATATTGAGCCACCAGTTTGCTATTGTTCTTGAGAGGATAAGGCTTTATGAGCTTGTGCAGGAGCTTGCCATTACTGACGGCCTTACGGATACATTTGTGCGCAGGCATTTTCTTGAGAGGCTTAAAGAAGAGCTTGCCAGGGCAAGGCATTTTAACACCAAATTGTCTTTTCTCATGATAGACATTGACCGGTTCAAACAATGCAATGATAAATTCGGTCATTTGGTCGGAGACGTGATTTTACGTGAAACCGCTTCAATAATCAAGAACAGCTTGCGCGAGATAGATATTATGGGCAGGTATGGAGGCGAGGAATTTTCCGTCTTATTACCCCAAACCACGAAAAACGGGGCATTTATTGTAGGCGAGAGACTGCGCAAGGCTGTAAGCAGTTCGGGGATAAATGCCTATGACGAAAAGATAGATGTTAATATAAGCATAGGTATTGCCACTTACCCTGACGATGCTGACGAAATTAACCAGCTTATGGACAGGGCCGATCAGATGCTCTATAAGGCGAAAGATTCGGGCAGGAACAAGGTGGTTGTGTACGGTTTTGGCAGAAAGAAATGACCGCCGTATTGCCGTCCGTCCGGGATAAAGATTATGGACAAAAAAGATTTGGCTGTAGGTATTGACCTCGGCGCTACTTTTACGAAAGTCGGTCTGCTTGATGCCCGCGGACATATCATTGTCAAGGCCGCGTTCTTAAGCAAGGAATATGCCTCAAGCGGCAGGCCTATAGACAGGTTGGTCTTTGCCGCGAAAGATATTATGGCCCCGTATTTTCCGCGCGTATCAGGCATAGGCATAGGCGTGCCCGGCCCCGTTGATTATCGTAAAGGTGTGGTGCATAGCCTGACAAATATAAACGGTTGGAAAATGGTCCGTCTCGGTGATATTATGAAGGCGAGGCTTGGCCTGCCGGTATATGTGGATAATGACGCGAACGCGGCCTGTGCCGGAGAGGCCCGATGGGGAGCGGCCAGAGGCTATGATAATGCGGTTTGTATAACGCTGGGTTCGGGTGTGGGCTCGGCTGTAATCATAGACGGCAAAATATTCAGGGGAAGAGGCTATTCAGCGGTTGAGATGGGCCACATTTGTATAGATATAAACGGGCCTAAATGTAATTGCGGCTCCAATGGCTGTATAGAAACCTTTGTTGGGAATAGTTATATTGTTAAAGATGCCGTAAAGGATTTGAAGCGCGGGGCCAGATCTGGGTTATTGAAGCTTGCCCGCGGCAGGTATTCAAATATCACCCCTGAACTTATTGACAGGGCGGCTTCCTCCGGAGACAAGTTCTGCCTGAACGTATGGCGTAAAGCGGGTGAAAGATTGGGTATCGGACTGGCAGGCATAGTAAACACATTCAACCCCGAGATTATTGTCATAGGAGGCGGGCTTTCAAAGGCGGGCAGGCTTTTATTGGATCCTGTTAAAAATACCGTAAATCGCCGGGCAATGAGTGTTTTTACCAAAGACCTTAAAATCAAAAGAGCCAGATTTATTGAGGATGCGGGCATTGCAGGTGCCGCTTCGCTTGTTTTCTCCGAAGAACGAATTTAGGCGCGCCTTCCCGCCGTGCCGTATCCGGGATGGTTTTTTGGCCCGCGCCGGCAAAACCTTGGCGGATCCAACCGTTTTTGCAAAAGGTCAAAATTGTGATTAAGAAAATAATTGTTCCGGTGTTCATGTCGGCCCTGTTTATCTGGTCCGCCACAGGTATATCGTTTATCTGCGGCGTTATTTATGCCGAAGAAGATCCCATTGAGTGCGACGGAGATCAGGTTGAATATTTTGAGTCGGAAAAAAAAGTTGTCGGCACGGGAAACGTTATAATAAAGTATAAGGATATTGAGCTGACCTGCGACAAGGTGTCGGTATGGGCGGAAAGCTATAATGTCCTTGCCCAGGGCAATGTTACCCTTAGCCAGGGTGACGATGTGTTTAAAGGAGAAACAATAAAATATGATTTCAAGAACAGCACGGGCTGTGTGAGTGATTTTTCGGGACAGGTTTTACCATGGTTTGTCAAGGGCAGGCAGGCGGATAGGGTTAGCGAAGACGAATTTATAGTAAGAAAGAGCCTCATTACTACCTGTGATCATGAGATACCTCATTGGAAAATAACTGCCGATAAGATTGATGTCTACCCGGGCAAAATGATTAACACATATAACGCGCTGGCGTGGATTAATCCGTTGTCGCAAAAAGGGCTTGATATACCTGTCATGTGGATCCCTTATTATTGCCATCCCTTAGGTGATGATATGCCCAATGTCTCTCTTGTCCCTGGCAAGAGCAGTGATTGGGGGTATTACCTGCTTTCAGCGTGGCGGTACAATCTTAGCCCTAATCAGAAAGGTTATATACACATTGATTACCGCGAAAAGAAGGATCTTGCCGTGGGGGCTGATTATATATACGATACCCAGCTTTTTGGCAGAGGCAGCCTTTTTGGCTATTATATAAATGAAAGGCAGTTGAAGAGAGACCATTTTTACAGCAAATGGACCGATAAAGACGACGGACAGCCTACGACGGAACGGCAGAAATATATTATGCGCGCCAGGCATCAGTGGCAGGCTTCTGCGAATACGCTTGTGACGGCGGAATTGCATAAATATGAAGACTACAATGTCCTGAAGGATTATTTTTACCGTGATTACGAAAAAGATGAGCGCCCGCTTTCTTATATCCTTGCCGCGCATAACATGAAAATTGGCACAGCAAGCCTTTTGACTCAAAAACGGGTCAATAGATTTGACCAGATGACAGAGCTTTTGCCAGAGGCCAAACTTAATATACACAATCAACGCCTTGGGAGCACAAGGTTTTATTATAAGGGTGATTTTAGGGCCGCGAACATGAACAAGGTTTATCCCAGGCATACGGATGATGACCCCGGCAGTATAGAAGATTCCCAGCATGCTAATATTTTTGATACGTATAACCAGCTTTCCTATCAGGCTAATCTTGGCTTTCTCTCGGTTACGCCATATGCGGGGACAAAGCAGACTTTTCTTGATAGGCGGATAGATATGGATAAAGCCATTATAAGCGGGGCCGCTTATACCGGGGTGGATATCAGTACCAAATTCTATAAGATGTTTGATATTTGCGGCTCTCCTTTGGGCGTGGAATTAAACAAACTGCGCCATATTTTGACCCCATTGTTCGGCTATTTGCATATCTCAAAGCCCACGAAGGATAGCAGTATCATGTTAAGCGGTGGCGTGGAGAGGAAAAGTTCCATAAGTCTGGGCCTTGAAAACAAACTTCAGACCAAGAGAGGGCCTGATAAACAAGAGACGGTTGACTTGGCCATGCTTCTTATCAATACCACATATGATTTTAACTATGACAGCGGTTCCCGGTTTGGGGATTTTACCGCTAAGTTGGAATTAAAGCCCTATAGCTGGCTTACGGCCACATCGGACGCGATCATTGACCCTCACCTGCGTTTTCATCACGAATGGCTTAAGCAAATAAATAATAATATTGATTTTAATCTTGGCAAAAAGGCGTCTTTGGGAATAGGCCACAGTTATCAGGCCGGCGCCAATAATTTGATAGCCCAGGCAAAGCTTGATTTACTGCCCGGATGGCGGATTAGCGTTTATCAGGATTTGGATTTTTTAGCCACGCGTAACGGTGAAAAACAGATAAAGAGCCTTAAGGAACAGGAGTATGTAATAACAAAAGATTTACACTGCTGGGAAATGGATATTAGATTTAATGTCACAAAAGACAGCGGGCAGGAGATCATGTTTATTTTCAGGCTTAAAGCCTTCCCTGATGTGCCGTTTGAATTTGGCAAGACCTAT includes these proteins:
- a CDS encoding sensor domain-containing diguanylate cyclase, whose protein sequence is MRCLISFILICVLFIACALFIANGQFFGPVFSFSAAIASTAVLFFTAVEACAIVIFSILMCACFLFLNVQLSEVLQTIVLILSVSLAGALLRYSTMALLGIKEKVLNVVKEEYRSFYKLDEELKGQKLYLEKAVHDIISLYQAPKEMIAANTVEELIASMRKSITGYFDFQKCKIIIFSFKEKEPKIDKVFDLEQDINTGCVLSNYEEAACDYMKDRKGPLLIDRDANMTSPEPINLPDGIKTYIAIPLVAGDRLNGVFLIEGPLSADMIRFIILSHQFAIVLERIRLYELVQELAITDGLTDTFVRRHFLERLKEELARARHFNTKLSFLMIDIDRFKQCNDKFGHLVGDVILRETASIIKNSLREIDIMGRYGGEEFSVLLPQTTKNGAFIVGERLRKAVSSSGINAYDEKIDVNISIGIATYPDDADEINQLMDRADQMLYKAKDSGRNKVVVYGFGRKK
- the ugpC gene encoding sn-glycerol-3-phosphate ABC transporter ATP-binding protein UgpC, whose amino-acid sequence is MAQVCLRNISKTYSGNVLAVNNVSLGIENKEFLVLVGPSGCGKSTILRMIAGLEDPTEGDLYIGDKRVNGVPPKDRNIAMVFQNYALYPHMTVYENMAFALKLRRYSRAEIEQRVRDAAEILGITKHLNKRPKALSGGERQRVAVGRAIVRKPIVFLFDEPLSNLDAKLRGQMRVEISKLHIRLQTTMVYVTHDQVEAMTMGTRIAVMKDGVIHQIADPIALYDRPVNKFVAGFIGSPPMNFMNGIIINSEGRLFFNEGNFMVKIADEMRDKLGNYRDREVTMGIRPEDIYDKLFVQYASPENTISVTCEVVEPMGAEVYLYLNTGKHTFVARVGGHNKPTVNQEMDVVFDMKKAHFFDPKTEKTIL
- a CDS encoding ROK family protein, encoding MDKKDLAVGIDLGATFTKVGLLDARGHIIVKAAFLSKEYASSGRPIDRLVFAAKDIMAPYFPRVSGIGIGVPGPVDYRKGVVHSLTNINGWKMVRLGDIMKARLGLPVYVDNDANAACAGEARWGAARGYDNAVCITLGSGVGSAVIIDGKIFRGRGYSAVEMGHICIDINGPKCNCGSNGCIETFVGNSYIVKDAVKDLKRGARSGLLKLARGRYSNITPELIDRAASSGDKFCLNVWRKAGERLGIGLAGIVNTFNPEIIVIGGGLSKAGRLLLDPVKNTVNRRAMSVFTKDLKIKRARFIEDAGIAGAASLVFSEERI
- a CDS encoding sensor domain-containing diguanylate cyclase; translated protein: MYPLKLRIIILGILALLAVLTTYLILAGFFVFESNPEYLCSIIPYIAVTAGIFIILLPVLSPPAAVFIILPITVVSIVLLSALTGRRLYNVYSGVLALIALGVWFFALRNTRKAEKKMVAAQKIKEASNLVRSDWEKTERLNNAFFGRLGRYRRLRETGEDFSARISLENIYKLAVDTAYDIIPGSDAALLFIVDEARQRLSLVASKKSSPMPKIKSKNGDIFDKWVFKERQTLSVEDINEDFRFDYKPLAGERDFKSLISVPIINQSRIIGILRLNSRQRGSYSFDDLRLLDFVSDLASGSINNARLYKDTEDLSTRDSLTGFYIHRHMKTLLYDEVDRACSDKSQLSVIMIDIDHFKDYNDKYGHSAGDKVLLGVAHIIEGVMKKHAGFITRYGGEEFLIILPGLELRKAAGLAEKIRQDVAGYKFVLRREETSVTISAGVCSYSDEMKDKDDLLKNADFLLYKAKKEGRNKICAA